One genomic region from Xyrauchen texanus isolate HMW12.3.18 chromosome 4, RBS_HiC_50CHRs, whole genome shotgun sequence encodes:
- the LOC127642927 gene encoding uroplakin-3b-like, giving the protein MKTNSVICLTSLLSICIWMVQSQTFKPEITPNDIQAKITTNSVILKHPYCYFNQTCTPDDCEIWLVPALVSATGTFETESVNANILSLSPYPSAFIEPLSKNYFLTKVGLQKGFPCIAASDALYFIVGADGKCSTPNCNGVLPVGSTFRFKYLLVNGTSKTILNQTDWSDNINLYTPKNPESIYDGFSRRSGAMIVITSILCVAVALLLLFFFIMLCLVCCGRKDSKPITIVNSFRIPHYDIHNLKNTVQPYDNPAYESEGKKYSTYDTLPRTGAC; this is encoded by the exons ATGAAAACAAATAGCGTGATCTGTTTGACATCACTGCTGTCTATTTGCATCTGGATGGTACAAA GTCAGACTTTCAAGCCAGAGATCACACCTAATGATATCCAAGCCAAAATCACCACTAATTCTGTAATACTGAAGCATCCATACTGTTATTTTAACCAGACATGCACTCCAGATGACTGTGAGATTTGGCTGGTGCCGGCGCTAGTTTCAG CAACCGGCACCTTTGAAACGGAGAGCGTAAATGCCAACATCCTCAGCCTGTCACCTTATCCCTCAGCATTCATTGAACCGTTGTCAAAAAACTACTTTCTGACCAAAGTTGGACTTCAGAAAGGTTTCCCCTGCATTGCAGCCTCAGATGCTCTATACTTCATAGTCGGAGCAGATGGAAAATGTTCTACACCCAACTGCAATGGAGTATTACCTGTTGGATCTACTTTTAG ATTCAAGTATCTTCTTGTCAATGGAACCAGCAAGACTATTCTTAATCAGACAGACTGGTCTGACAACATCAATCTTTACACTC CAAAAAACCCTGAAAGCATTTACGATGGTTTTAGTAGGAGATCTGGTGCCATGATTGTCATTACTAGCATTCTCTGTGTGGCTGTGGCTCTACTTTTGCTCTTTTTCTTCATCATGCTGTGCTTAGTCTG CTGTGGCAGAAAAGACTCCAAGCCCATCACAATTGTGAACTCATTTCGTATCCCCCACTATGACATCCATAACCTGAAGAACACTGTGCAGCCCTACGACAATCCTGCCTATGAATCAGAGGGGAAAAAATATTCCACATATGACACTCTTCCCAGAACCGGAGCATGTTGA